A part of Miscanthus floridulus cultivar M001 chromosome 6, ASM1932011v1, whole genome shotgun sequence genomic DNA contains:
- the LOC136460431 gene encoding heavy metal-associated isoprenylated plant protein 2-like, whose translation MSKKTMVRADLIGSKCKTAILSAVATLEGIKSMDINDENCTLTVVGTVDPVAIVLELKKACLAAAIVSVEDDKPKEPEPPKEDEDPCQCREACVQACVEACEKECGPGCYCSPCVLPNCCYYTALRPAPYGYGWYYW comes from the exons ATGTCTAAG AAGACAATGGTCAGAGCTGATCTCATCGGCAGCAAATGCAAGACGGCCATATTGTCGGCCGTCGCCACGCTAGAAG GGATCAAGTCCATGGACATTAACGATGAGAACTGCACACTGACGGTGGTCGGGACGGTGGACCCAGTGGCCATCGTGCTGGAGCTCAAGAAGGCGTGCCTGGCAGCGGCGATCGTCAGCGTCGAGGACGACAAGCCTAAGGAGCCCGAGCCGCCCAAGGAGGACGAGGACCCCTGCCAGTGCCGAGAGGCATGTGTGCAGGCCTGCGTCGAAGCCTGCGAGAAGGAGTGCGGGCCTGGATGCTACTGCTCACCATGCGTGCTGCCGAACTGCTGCTACTACACAGCACTCAGGCCTGCGCCGTATGGCTATGGCTGGTACTACTGGTAG
- the LOC136460433 gene encoding uncharacterized protein has product MGKDIRLFPLPDIDHSYDDASHIPREIFEEASIKQNPEDVLLCNSLNIEQRSAYDEIMAAVYIKQGGLFFVDGPGGTGWTFLYRALLAKLHSQDKLVVATATSGVAASIMPGRRMTHSCFKIPLTIEEGGCCSFMKQSGTAKLLQQAALIIWDEASMTKRQNVEALDNSLWDIMGRSDLPFGGMDCCPWWGF; this is encoded by the coding sequence ATGGGGAAGGACATAAGGTTATTTCCTCTTCCAGATATTGATCACTCATACGATGATGCTAGCCATATTCCTCGTGAGATATTTGAGGAAGCTAGCATCAagcagaatcctgaagatgtGCTATTGTGCAACTCACTCAACATCGAGCAAAGGTCTGCCTATGATGAGATAATGGCCGCTGTCTACATCAAACAAGGTGGGTTGTTCTTTGTGGATGGACCTGGCGGGACAGGATGGACCTTTTTGTATAGGGCACTTCTCGCAAAACTACATAGCCAGGACAAGCTTGTCGTGGCTACAGCTACATCTGGAGTCGCAGCATCCATAATGCCAGGCAGGAGGATGACCCACTCGTGCTTCAAGATACCCCTCACTATTGAAGAGGGTGGTTGCTGTAGCTTCATGAAACAGAGTGGTACTGCCAAGTTGCTGCAGCAAGCAGCTCTCATAATTTGGGATGAGGCATCTATGACAAAGAGGCAAAATGTTGAAGCACTAGACAATAGCCTATGGGATATAATGGGCCGGTCAGACCTACCATTTGGTGGGATGGACTGTTGTCCTTGGTGGGGATTTTAG